In Salmo salar chromosome ssa15, Ssal_v3.1, whole genome shotgun sequence, one genomic interval encodes:
- the LOC106571517 gene encoding laminin subunit alpha-2 yields MHQEIETMVAELRKHQLGGKNHISEEELGLAEALYQKVKRLFGDPHQATEDLKAEVTEMGDHRAKLDEAQALLKDAQGKSREAGALSGQNQRNLTALERKRDSLSSVKKGTEDVLEDILAEANGLSDNINKEIEDLEEMEHELGSLHEHLDYRVSRLTKGLSDNTLTDLLQDAKNHAAQLNESSASWTASWRKPRTCPLTPRQHSTATSRTSSRRLTKRQSRPGHAGQRPFSWPQDLKAL; encoded by the exons ATGCACCAGGAGATTGAGACCATGGTAGCCGAGCTCCGCAAACACCAGCTGGGAGGCAAGAACCACATCTCAGAGGAGGAGCTGGG ACTGGCAGAGGCCCTGTACCAGAAGGTGAAGCGTCTCTTTGGGGACCCTCACCAGGCTACGGAGGACCTGAAGGCTGAGGTGACAGAGATGGGTGACCACCGGGCCAAGCTGGACGAGGCCCAGGCCCTGCTGAAGGATGCCCAGGGGAAGAGCAGGGAGGCTGGGGCCCTGTCTGGACAGAACCAGCGCAACCTCACTGCCCTGGAG AGAAAGAGGGATTCTTTGAGCTCAGTGAAGAAAGGAACTGAAGACGTGCTGGAAGACATTCTGGCTGAAGCCAACGGGCTCTCAGACAACATCAATAAGGAGATTGAG GATCTGGAGGAGATGGAGCATGAGCTGGGTTCTCTCCATGAGCACCTGGATTACAGAGTGAGCCGTCTGACCAAGGGCCTGAGTGACAACACCCTGACTGACCTGCTGCAGGACGCTAAGAACCATGCTGCCCAGCTCAACGAGTCCTCTGCATCCTGGACAG catccTGGCGGAAGCCAAGAACCTGTCCTTTAACGCCACGGCAGCATTCAACAGCAACATCAAGGACTTCATCGAGGAGGCTGACAAAGAGGCAAAGCAGGCCAGGGCACGCGGGACAGAGGCCCTTCAGCTG gcctcagGACCTAAAGGCTCTTTGA